In Streptomyces camelliae, the sequence CGAAGGCCGAGACGTCCTGGAGGACGGTTGTCTTGTTCCCGGCCGCGGGGTTGTGGCCGCCCTTGTTGAAGCATTGGTAGGTGGCCGATGCCTGCGCGTCGGCCTGGTAGTTGATGTTCTGGTTGTTGCCGAGCCCGGCTTCCTTGAAGCTCACGGTGAGCTGGCCTTCGGGGTTCGGTCCCGTTGCCGAGGCGTTGATGAAGTGCGGGTTGGCGGCGAACGCCGGGGCCACGGCGATCGCCAGGGCCGCCGCAGTCGTCGCGAGGGTGGTACGAATGCGCACGCGAATCTTCCTTCTGTGCAGGGAACATGGTGCCCGAGACGTGCTCGTCCGGCCTGCGCCACCGAGGCGCATGCCTTGATGGCCACGCCACTGTCGATCAGGCATATCGGATATGCAAGACATTTAAGGACAGACACGAAATCTGCACTCGATCAACCCATGGTTGACGTCGATCTCTTCGCATAATAGGACGGCACTTGCAGTGGAATGTCCGGTATTCCACGACAGTTGAGCAGCGACACCGCACGTGACGCAGAAGCCGGTGCCCGCAAGCGTCTTGAGGCAGGGACCAACAGGGCAACGCCGTACGGCAGCGAGTACAGCGACCACCACGACCGCAGCTGAATGTCACCCGCTACCGGCGACCGACTCATCAGCCGAGCAGACCTCGACGAAAGCCTGCTTCCGGCACGGGCGGCGTCCTCGGTACTGGAGGGCGCATTGTCGGTTTGACTCGGCGGCGTAGCCGGCACGCTGCTCGTCAGCGCATTTCCCGGGCTGCCGGCGTGTGCTGCCGTTCACACGTACCGGCGAGTGCGCGGAGCTGGGCGGTCGCGTCATGCTGCGGGTCAGCCGGCCGCGTCCGTCGGGCGGCAGCCTGGGCGAGGTCACGGCACGGCTCACAGGTGTGCAGCTCACGATGCGCGACGCGTACGTCGGCGAGACGGCTGCGAGGGCGGGGGGCGGCTGACGCGTGGGTGCGGGCATGCGCGACGGCGCCCGCACCCGCGTTCGCCCGAGTCGTCCCGCACTCACCCCTGGCAGCACACAGCCGCCTTGGGCTACCTCGCACGCATGCCCGAGGCGGGCCCCTGTTCCTCCTCAAGCAGGAAGGTTTCGTCTTCCCCGAAGTCCGGGGCCTGGAAGGGGTTTGTCGCCGGCGGCGGCGATGCCGGAGCGGCACTGCGGGGGTGCCCTTCCAGGGCGGAGAACAGCGACGTCAGATCGATGAGAGGTCTCGCTTTCGTTGCAGGTCGCTGAGGGGGCCTGGCGTGC encodes:
- a CDS encoding DUF6004 family protein codes for the protein MLPFTRTGECAELGGRVMLRVSRPRPSGGSLGEVTARLTGVQLTMRDAYVGETAARAGGG